One Brassica napus cultivar Da-Ae chromosome A1, Da-Ae, whole genome shotgun sequence genomic region harbors:
- the LOC106435722 gene encoding probable small nuclear ribonucleoprotein G, with translation MSRSGQPPDLKKYMDKKLQIKLNANRTVVGTLRGFDQFMNLVVDNTVEVNGDDKTDIGMVVIRGNSIVTVEALEPVGRS, from the exons ATGAGTCGATCAGGCCAGCCTCCAGATCTCAAGAA GTACATGGACAAGAAACTCCAAA TTAAGCTTAATGCCAACAGAACGGTAGTTGGAACTCTCCGTGGGTTTGACCAGTTCATGAATCTTGTTGTGGATAACACCGTTGAAGTTAATGGTGATGACAAAACTGACATTGGCATGGTG GTGATAAGAGGAAACAGCATTGTCACAGTTGAAGCTCTTGAGCCAGTTGGAAGATCTTAG
- the LOC106437093 gene encoding 40S ribosomal protein S14-2-like encodes MSRRKTREPKEETVTLGPAVRDGEQVFGVVHIFASFNDTFIHVTDLSGRETLVRITGGMKVKADRDESSPYAAMLAAQDVAQRCKELGITAMHVKLRATGGNKTKTPGPGAQSALRALARSGMKIGRIEDVTPVPTDSTRRKGGRRGRRL; translated from the exons ATG TCGAGGAGAAAGACCAGAGAGCCCAAGGAGGAAACCGTCACACTCGGACCTGCTGTTCGTGACGGAGAGCAAGTGTTCGGTGTTGTTCACATCTTTGCTTCTTTCAATGACACTTTCATT CACGTTACTGATCTGTCGGGAAGAGAAACTCTCGTCCGTATCACCG GTGGGATGAAGGTGAAGGCTGACCGTGATGAGTCGTCTCCTTATGCTGCTATGCTTGCCGCTCAAGATGTTGCTCAAAGATGCAAG GAGCTTGGCATTACTGCGATGCACGTGAAGCTCCGTGCCACTGgaggaaacaaaacaaagactCCAGGACCTGGTGCTCAGTCAGCTCTCAGAGCCCTTGCTCGTTCTGGCATGAAGATTGGTCGTATTG AGGATGTGACTCCGGTTCCCACCGACAGTACACGTAGAAAGGGTggacgaagaggaagaagactctGA